The Podospora bellae-mahoneyi strain CBS 112042 chromosome 7, whole genome shotgun sequence genome includes a window with the following:
- the PRP8 gene encoding pre-mRNA-splicing factor 8 (BUSCO:EOG092600NM; COG:A; EggNog:ENOG503NU2Q), which translates to MSFPPPPPGWGPPPPPPPPPPPGPPSSLPPPPAIPAPPPPGYLPPTNPQIAKFAQKKKEWLRDQRNRFGEKRKGGFVETQKADMPPEHLRKIVKDIGDVSQKKYTNDKRSYLGALKFMPHAVLKLLENMPMPWESAREVKVLYHVNGCLTLVNEIPRVIEPVFFAQWATMWTTMRKEKSDRRLFKRMRFPPFDDEEPPLSWSENIEDVEPLEPIQMELDEDEEAAVYEWFYDHQPLLDTTHVNGPSYKTWNLTLPQMASLYRLSRPLVSEVVDQNYFYLFELKSFLTAKALNVALPGGPRFEPLYKDIDPNDEDFGEFNAMDRIIFRNPIRTECRVSYPYLYNALPRSVHLSWHSHPQVVYTRTEDHNLPAFYFDTSINPISSRAVAPKNLTISHEDELFGQGSNEEPEEEEFELPVGVEPFMADEELYTDDTASAIELWWAPFPFDRRSGRMVRAQDVPLIKHWYLEHCPPKQPVKVRVSYQKLLKTYVLNELHKKKPKSLQKQSLLRSLKQTKFFQQTTIDWVEAGLQVCRQGFNMLNLLIHRKNLTYLHLDYNFNLKPVKTLTTKERKKSRFGNAFHLMREILRLTKLIVDAQVQYRLGNIDAFQLADGILYAFNHVGQLTGMYRYKYKLMHQIRSCKDLKHLIYYRFNAGPVGKGPGCGFWAPAWRVWLFFMRGIIPLLERWLGNLLSRQFEGRHSKGVAKTVTKQRVESHFDLELRASVMADLMDMMPEGIKQNKVNTVLQHLSEAWRCWKSNIPWKVPGLPAAIENIILRYVKSKADWWVSVAHYNRERIRRGATVDKTVAKKNVGRLTRLWLKAEQERQHNHMKDGPYVSSEEAVAIYTTTVHWLESRKFSPIPFPSVSYKHDTKILILALERLREAYSTKGRLNQSQREELALIEQAYDSPGTTLERIKRFLLTQRAFKEVGIDMNDNYSTINPVYDIEPIEKISDAYLDQYLWYQADQRHLFPAWIKPSDSEVPPLLVYKWAQGINNLDQVWETANGECNVMIETSLSKVYEKIELTLLNSLLRLIMDHNLADYITAKNNVTLTYKDMSHVNSYGMIRGLQFSAFVFQYYGLILDLLLLGPQRASEIAGPPQSPNDFLQFQDRDTETRHPIRLYTRYIDKIWVFLRFTADESRDLIQRFLTEQPDPNFENVIGYKSKKCWPRDSRMRLMRHDVNLGRAVFWDLKNRLPRSVTTIEWEDTFASVYSKDNPNLLFSMCGFEVRILPKIRNQNDEFPVKDSVWSLVNNATKERTAHAFLQVTEEDIQKFNNRIRQILMSSGSTTFTKIANKWNTALIALFTYYREAAVSTVNLLDTIVKCETKIQTRVKIGLNSKMPSRFPPAVFYTPKELGGLGMISGSHILIPTSDKRWSKQTDVGVTHYRAGMSHDEETLIPNIFRYIIPWEAEFIDSQRVWTEYSQKRLEANQQNRRLTLEDLEDSWDRGLPRINTLFQKDRSTLSFDKGFRTRAEFKIYQLMKSNPFWWTSQRHDGKLWNLNAYRTDVIQALGGVETILEHTLFKATGFPSWEGLFWERASGFEESMKFKKLTNAQRSGLNQIPNRRFTLWWSPTINRANVYVGFQVQLDLTGIFLHGKIPTLKISLIQIFRAHLWQKIHESVVMDLCQVFDQELEALSIESVQKETIHPRKSYKMNSSCADIQLFASHKWNVTRPSLLFDNKDVIEATTTNKFWIDVQLRYGDYDSHDIERYVRAKYLDYTTDSMSLYPSPTGLMIGIDLAYNLYSAYGQYFPGLKTLVQQAMSKIMKANPALYVLRERIRKGLQLYASESNQEFLNSQNYSELFSNQTQLFIDDTNVYRVTIHKTFEGNLTTKPINGAIFIFNPRTGQLFLKIIHTSVWAGQKRLGQLAKWKTAEEVAALIRSLPVEEQPKQLIVTRKGLLDPLEVNLLDFPNISIRASELQLPFQAAMKVEKLGDMILRATEPQMVLFNLYDEWLKSISSYTAFSRLILILRALHVNQDKTKLILRPDKTVITQDHHIWPSLSDEDWIKVETQLRDLILNDYGKKNNVNVSSLTSSEVRDIILGMEISAPSLQRQQAAEIEKQQQEQQQLTAVTTKTQNVHGEEIIVTTTSQFEQQTFASKTEWRTRAIATSNLRTRANNMYVSPLDNDVDDITYVMPKNILKKFIQIADLRVQVAGYLYGASPADNDQVKEVRCIVMVPQIGGLRNVQLPQHLPQHDMLKGMEPLGIIHTTSGNELPYMSAMDVTDHARLLDAHPSWSKESTLTVAVSFTPGSVSLSAWALTPQGYKWGAENKDVGSDQPQGFTTTMGEKRQLLLSEKFRGFFLVPESGKWNYSFMGSAFGGLEKKPVHVKLDTPAPFYSDQHRPIHFSSFNELEDIWVDRQDNFA; encoded by the exons ATgtctttccctcctcctccccccggATGGggtcctccgcctccaccccctccgccgccgccccccgGACCGCCGTCCTCACTTCCTCCGCCGCCTGCTATTCcggcaccacctccccccggATACCTGCCTCCCACGAACCCTCAGATTGCCAAGTTTgcccaaaagaagaaggaatgGCTTCGGGACCAGCGCAATCGGTTTGGCGAGAAGCGGAAGGGTGGCTTCGTGGAGACGCAAAAGGCCGATATGCCGCCGGAACACCTGCGTAAGATTGTGAAGGATATCGGCGATGTCTCGCAGAAGAAGTACACCAATGACAAGCGAAGCTATCTTGGTGCGTTGAAATTCATGCCTCATGCAGTTTTGAAGTTGCTCGAGAACATGCCGATGCCTTGGGAATCAGCGAGGGAGGTCAAGGTGCTCTACCATGTCAATGGTTGCCTGACGCTCGTCAATGAGATTCCACGCGTCATCGAACCCGTATTTTTTGCACAGTGGGCTACTATGTGGACGACCATGCGCAAGGAGAAGAGCGATCGAAGACTGTTTAAACGGATGCGGTTCCCTCCGTTTGACGACGAAGAGCCACCCCTTTCTTGGTCCGAGAACATCGAGGATGTCGAACCGCTGGAGCCGATCCAGATGGAGCtcgacgaagacgaagaggctGCTGTGTACGAATGGTTTTATgaccatcaacctctcctgGACACGACACATGTCAATGGCCCAAGCTACAAGACATGGAACCTCACACTGCCACAAATGGCGAGCTTATATCGGCTCAGTCGTCCTTTAGTAtctgaggttgttgatcagAATTACTTTTATCTCTTCGAGCTCAAGAGCTTTCTCACGGCCAAAGCCTTGAATGTTGCGCTGCCTGGCGGTCCTCGCTTTGAGCCACTTTACAAAGATATCGACCCCAATGACGAGGATTTCGGCGAGTTCAACGCCATGGACCGCATCATTTTCAGAAACCCTATCCGAACTGAATGTCGAGTGTCCTATCCCTATCTTTACAATGCTCTCCCGCGCAGCGTCCACCTTTCCTGGCATTCGCATCCTCAGGTAGTGTATACCCGAACAGAGGATCACAATCTCCCTGCATTCTACTTCGACACCAGCATCAACCCCATCTCATCTCGGGCCGTGGCGCCGAAGAACCTCACCATCAGTCATGAAGACGAACTTTTTGGCCAGGGCAGCAACGAGGAgccagaagaggaggagttcgAGCTTCCCGTGGGTGTTGAGCCGTTCATGGCCGACGAGGAGCTTTATACAGACGACACGGCATCTGCGATAGAACTGTGGTGGGCACCGTTTCCATTTGACCGTCGCTCTGGGCGTATGGTCCGGGCTCAAGATGTTCCTCTGATCAAGCACTGGTACCTCGAACACTGTCCACCAAAGCAGCCTGTGAAGGTTCGCGTCTCATACCAGAAGCTTTTGAAGACGTATGTCCTCAACGAGCTtcacaagaagaagcccaagtCGTTGCAAAAGCAAAGCTTGCTCAGGTCCTTGAAGCAGACCAAGTTCTTCCAGCAGACAACCATCGACTGGGTAGAGGCAGGTCTTCAAGTCTGTCGCCAAGGTTTCAACATGCTCAACTTGTTGATTCATCGCAAGAACCTTACCTATCTCCATCTTGATTACAATTTTAACCTGAAGCCCGTCAAgactctcaccaccaaggaGCGCAAAAAGTCGAGATTTGGAAACGCCTTTCATCTAATGCGAGAGATCTTGCGGCTCACCAAGCTCATTGTCGATGCCCAAGTGCAATACCGGCTGGGTAACATTGACGCATTTCAGCTCGCCGATGGTATCCTCTATGCGTTCAACCATGTGGGACAGCTGACGGGAATGTATCGATACAAGTACAAGCTCATGCACCAGATTCGCTCTTGCAAGGATTTGAAGCACTTGATCTACTACCGGTTTAACGCGGGCCCTGTTGGCAAAGGCCCTGGCTGCGGTTTCTGGGCTCCTGCCTGGAGAGTCTGGCTGTTTTTCATGCGCGGTATTATCCCCTTGCTGGAGCGCTGGCTTGGAAATTTGTTGTCTCGTCAGTTTGAAGGCCGCCACAGCAAAGGCGTTGCCAAGACCGTCACGAAGCAGCGTGTCGAGTCACATTTCGATCTCGAGCTTCGGGCTTCGGTCATGGCGGACCTGATGGATATGATGCCCGAGGGTatcaaacaaaacaaggtCAACACCGTGTTGCAGCATCTCTCTGAGGCCTGGAGGTGCTGGAAGAGCAATATTCCGTGGAAGGTCCCAGGATTGCCTGCTGCTATTGAGAACATCATCCTCAGATATGTCAAGTCCAAGGCTGATTGGTGGGTCTCGGTTGCTCACTACAACAGAGAGCGCATCAGAAGGGGTGCCACCGTCGACAAGACCGTCGCCAAGAAGAACGTCGGCCGCCTTACCCGTCTCTGGCTCAAGGCTGAGCAGGAAAGGCAACACAACCATATGAAAGATGGACCGTATGTATCCTCCGAGGAGGCCGTGGCCATCTATACGACCACTGTGCATTGGCTCGAGTCCCGCAAGTTCTCCCCTATTCCTTTCCCGAGTGTTTCCTACAAGCATGATACCAAGATCCTCATCTTGGCCCTCGAGCGTCTCCGCGAAGCCTACTCCACCAAGGGGAGACTTAACCAGAGCCAAAGAGAAGAGCTGGCCCTTATTGAACAGGCATACGACAGCCCGGGAACTACTCTCGAGCGGATCAAGCGCTTCCTCTTGACGCAGCGGGCCTTCAAGGAGGTGGGCATTGATATGAACGACAATTATAGCACCATCAACCCTGTGTACGACATTGAGCCCATTGAGAAGATCAGCGATGCCTACCTGGATCAGTATCTCTGGTATCAAGCCGACCAGCGTCACCTCTTTCCTGCTTGGATCAAGCCATCGGACTCTGAggtccctcctctcctcgtGTACAAGTGGGCTCAAGGTATCAACAATCTCGACCAAGTCTGGGAAACCGCAAATGGGGAGTGCAACGTCATGATCGAGACCTCCTTGTCCAAGGTGTACGAGAAGATCGAGCTCACGTTGCTCAATTCGCTACTTCGCCTCATCATGGACCACAATTTGGCCGACTACATTACAGCCAAGAACAACGTCACACTGACCTACAAAGACATGAGCCATGTCAATAGTTACGGCATGATTCGTGGCCTTCAGTTTTCGGCGTTTGTTTTCCAGTATTATGGGCTGATTCTCGACCTTCTACTCCTGGGACCTCAGCGCGCCAGCGAGATTGCTGGCCCGCCTCAAAGCCCCAACGATTTCCTCCAGTTCCAGGATCGCGACACGGAGACGAGACACCCCATTAGACTGTACACCAGATACATTGACAAAATTTGGGTCTTTCTCCGCTTCACGGCTGACGAATCGCGCGACCTCATCCAGCGGTTTCTTACCGAACAACCGGATCCAAATTTTGAGAATGTCATCGGGTACAAGAGCAAGAAATGCTGGCCGAGAGATTCTCGCATGCGCTTGATGAGACACGATGTCAACCTCGGCAGGGCTGTCTTTTGGGATCTGAAGAATCGACTACCAAGATCCGTCACGACCATCGAGTGGGAAGACACATTTGCAAGTGTCTACAGCAAGGACAATCCAAACCTCCTGTTCTCAATGTGCGGCTTCGAGGTGCGCATTTTGCCCAAGATTCGCAATCAGAATGACGAGTTTCCCGTCAAGGACAGCGTTTGGTCACTGGTGAACAACGCCACCAAGGAGCGCACCGCCCACGCCTTTTTGCAAGTTACCGAGGAGGACATTCAGAAGTTCAACAACCGCATTCGCCAAATCCTCATGTCCTCGGGCTCAACCACGTTCACCAAAATTGCCAACAAGTGGAACACTGCCTTGATCGCTCTCTTCACGTACTACCGCGAGGCTGCTGTTTCGACTGTCAATCTACTTGACACAATTGTCAAGTGTGAGACTAAGATCCAAACCCGAGTCAAGATTGGCCTCAACTCAAAGATGCCGTCGCGGTTCCCGCCTGCTGTATTTTATACCCCCAAAGAGCTTGGTGGTCTGGGTATGATCTCTGGGTCTCACATCCTGATCCCAACGAGCGATAAGCGATGGTCCAAGCAGACCGATGTCGGGGTCACTCATTACCGTGCCGGCATGTCTCACGACGAGGAAACCCTTATTCCCAACATCTTCCGCTACATCATTCCCTGGGAGGCCGAGTTCATCGATTCCCAACGCGTCTGGACGGAATATTCGCAGAAGAGGCTTGAGGCCAACCAGCAAAACAGGAGGCTGACCTTGGAGGATCTAGAAGACAGCTGGGATCGGGGTCTGCCGCGCATCAACACGCTGTTCCAAAAGGACCGCAGCACGCTGAGCTTCGACAAGGGGTTCCGCACCCGGGCAGAGTTCAAGATTTATCAGTTGATGAAGAGCAATCCGTTCTGGTGGACCAGTCAGCGACACGACGGCAAACTTTGGAACCTCAATGCCTATCGCACCGATGTCATTCAGGCACTGGGAGGTGTTGAGACGATTCTCGAGCATACTCTTTTCAAGGCAACAGGCTTCCCTTCTTGGGAGGGTCTATTCTGGGAGCGGGCCTCCGGTTTCGAAGA ATCAATGAAGTTCAAAAAGCTCACAAACGCCCAGCGGTCCGGTCTCAATCAAATCCCCAACCGTCGGTTCACTCTTTGGTGGAGCCCAACCATCAACAGAGCAAATGTTTACGTTGGTTTCCAGGTCCAACTGGATTTGACTGGTATTTTCCTTCACGGCAAGATCCCGACCCTCAAGATCTCTTTGATCCAGATTTTCCGCGCCCATCTGTGGCAGAAAATACACGAGTCGGTTGTCATGGATCTCTGCCAGGTCTTTGATCAGGAACTGGAAGCTCTGAGCATTGAATCTGTTCAGAAAGAGACGATCCACCCGCGTAAATCCTACAAGATGAACAGTTCCTGCGCAGACATCCAGCTGTTTGCCAGCCACAAGTGGAATGTTACGCGACCGTCCCTTCTGTTCGACAATAAAGATGTCATCGAGGCAACCACGACAAACAAGTTCTGGATTGACGTTCAGCTGCGCTACGGCGACTACGACTCCCATGATATTGAAAGATATGTCAGGGCCAAGTATCTGGATTACACCACCGATAGCATGAGCTTGTACCCATCGCCTACCGGCCTCATGATTGGTATCGACCTTGCCTACAACCTCTATTCTGCTTACGGCCAGTACTTCCCAGGCCTGAAAACGCTGGTTCAGCAAGCCATGTCCAAGATCATGAAGGCCAATCCTGCTCTTTATGTGTTGCGTGAGCGTATCCGCAAAGGTCTTCAGCTGTATGCCTCCGAGAGCAACCAAGAGTTCCTCAACTCGCAAAATTATTCCGAGCTTTTTAGCAATCAGACTCAGCTCTTCATTGACGACACAAATGTGTACCGTGTGACGATCCACAAGACCTTCGAGGGCAACCTGACCACGAAGCCCATCAACGGTGCCATCTTTATCTTCAACCCTCGGACTGGGCAGCTGTTCCTGAAGATTATCCACACCAGCGTCTGGGCAGGGCAGAAACGCTTGGGCCAGTTGGCGAAATGGAAAACGGCTGAAGAAGTGGCAGCATTGATCAGATCCCTTCCAGTAGAAGAGCAGCCCAAGCAGCTCATTGTCACGCGGAAGGGTCTTTTGGATCCTCTGGAGGTCAATCTCCTGGACTTCCCCAATATCTCGATTCGCGCTTCTGAGCTCCAGCTTCCCTTCCAGGCTGCCATGAAGGTGGAGAAGCTTGGCGACATGATTTTGCGTGCCACCGAGCCTCAAATGGTTCTTTTCAACCTCTACGATGAGTGGCTCAAGAGCATTTCTTCATACACAGCATTCTCTCGTCTTATTCTCATTCTCCGTGCCCTGCACGTCAACCAGGATAAGACGAAGTTGATATTGCGTCCCGACAAGACTGTCATCACTCAGGATCATCATATCTGGCCCTCCCTCTCGGATGAGGACTGGATCAAGGTCGAAACGCAGCTTCGTGATCTGATCCTGAATGACTACGGGAAGAAGAATAATGTCAATGTCTCCAGTTTGACAAGTAGCGAAGTACGCGACATCATCTTGGGTATGGAAATTTCGGCCCCCTCTCTCCAGAGACAACAAGCTGCCGAGATTGaaaagcagcaacaggagcagcagcagcttaCTGCTGTCACAACCAAGACTCAAAATGTGCATGGAGAGGAGATTATCGTCACGACAACATCGCAGTTTGAACAGCAGACATTTGCGTCCAAGACCGAGTGGCGCACGAGGGCTATCGCCACGTCGAATTTGCGGACAAGGGCGAACAATATGTACGTGTCACCACTGGACAATGATGTGGATGACATCACATATGTGATGCCCAAAAATATCCTCAAGAAGTTTATCCAGATTGCCGATCTTCGAGTGCAGGTCGCGGGCTATTTGTATGGAGCTTCGCCTGCCGACAATGATCAAGTCAAGGAGGTTCGCTGTATCGTCATGGTGCCCCAGATTGGTGGTTTGCGCAATGTTCAGCTGCCTCagcatctccctcaacaTGACATGCTCAAAGGAATGGAGCCTCTCGGCATTATTCACACGACATCTGGTAATGAGCTTCCTTATATGTCGGCCATGGATGTTACCGATCATGCCCGATTGCTTGATGCCCACCCATCGTGGAGCAAGGAGAGCACCCTAACTGTGGCAGTGTCTTTTACACCGGGCAGTGTCTCACTGTCAGCCTGGGCGCTCACGCCGCAGGGCTACAAGTGGGGTGCAGAGAATAAGGATGTCGGCAGCGACCAGCCCCAGGGGTTTACCACAACCATGGGCGAGAAGAGGCAGTTACTGTTGAGTGAAAAGTTCAGGGGCTTCTTTCTAGTGCCTGAATCAGGGAAGTGGAATTACAGCTTCATGGGTAGTGCCTTTGGCGGCCTGGAAAAGAAACCGGTCCATGTTAAGCTGGATACACCTGCGCCGTTTTATAGCGATCAACACCGTCCGATCCACTTCTCCAGTTTCAACGAGTTGGAAGATATCTGGGTGGACAGACAGGATAACTTTGCATAG